One window of the Rufibacter radiotolerans genome contains the following:
- a CDS encoding tetratricopeptide repeat protein, translating into MAIIYEYEERRVIPNWRDFKRTLPLGELENRNNPNPINIDISRAINDWRLEPNLGIAADLINASFISGKTNFPEINEAIKFITENKSKSSNSLTSLANRINNIQTNSIEREGFDSKLDSKANSIIDLQTYTNNDALYKLIHNTKLRAQKNLKNPITWVELSRLYSFFSKEIQAEKAMVIALNLAPNNRYVLRSATRLFVHFGKYEKALYYLRKSEATKHDPWLASAHIATSSYLNRYSPLIKPGIGLINSKNFSNYEITELASALGTLEFGEGSYKKSKAFFDISLKSPNDNSLAQFEWVSKEDTRFSFNPLHYSNVANPFEAFAYENFERGNWQEAFDDSIKWFLDMPYSKGPVLLGSYLTSTFLKDIDATIMLCEAGLKANPNDPSILNNLIYALIGANKIEEAVPHVLNLHKAKIDDLPDETKITLQATFGLVYISFGDIELGSKYYETAINNAERINSKYLKDSAILNFTKALIVNDLPQKDFYFNLASEIKPDPKHTDLKSMKEEVIRLYNLFRFKL; encoded by the coding sequence ATGGCAATAATTTACGAATATGAAGAACGTAGAGTTATACCTAACTGGCGTGACTTTAAAAGAACATTGCCTTTAGGGGAATTAGAAAACAGAAACAATCCGAATCCGATAAATATTGATATTTCGAGAGCAATTAATGACTGGAGATTAGAACCAAATTTAGGAATTGCGGCTGACTTAATAAACGCTTCATTTATATCTGGTAAAACAAATTTTCCTGAGATAAACGAAGCAATAAAATTTATTACGGAAAATAAAAGTAAGTCTTCAAATTCTTTAACAAGTCTAGCAAACAGAATTAATAATATTCAAACTAATTCTATAGAAAGAGAGGGTTTTGATAGTAAACTAGACAGTAAAGCAAATTCAATAATAGATCTTCAAACATACACTAACAATGATGCTCTTTACAAATTAATACACAATACTAAACTAAGAGCTCAAAAAAATTTAAAAAATCCCATAACTTGGGTAGAACTTTCAAGGTTATATTCATTCTTCAGCAAAGAAATACAAGCTGAAAAAGCAATGGTGATTGCTTTAAATTTAGCACCAAATAATAGATATGTTTTAAGATCGGCAACGAGATTATTTGTGCATTTTGGAAAATACGAAAAAGCTCTTTATTATTTAAGAAAAAGTGAAGCAACAAAGCATGACCCATGGCTAGCATCAGCACATATAGCAACTTCTTCATATCTTAATAGATACTCACCTTTAATAAAACCTGGCATTGGGTTAATCAATTCCAAAAATTTTTCAAATTATGAAATCACGGAATTAGCTAGTGCATTAGGCACATTAGAATTTGGAGAAGGTTCCTATAAGAAATCAAAAGCCTTTTTTGATATATCACTAAAATCACCAAACGATAATTCACTCGCTCAATTTGAGTGGGTTTCTAAAGAGGATACTAGATTTAGTTTCAATCCACTCCACTATTCTAATGTAGCTAATCCTTTTGAGGCTTTTGCATATGAAAATTTTGAAAGAGGAAATTGGCAGGAAGCATTTGATGATAGTATCAAATGGTTCTTAGATATGCCTTATTCCAAAGGCCCTGTTTTGCTCGGTTCATATTTAACTTCTACATTTTTAAAGGATATTGATGCGACAATAATGCTTTGTGAAGCTGGGTTAAAGGCCAATCCAAATGATCCTTCAATTTTAAACAATTTGATATATGCGCTTATTGGAGCAAATAAAATTGAGGAAGCTGTTCCACATGTTCTTAATTTACATAAAGCAAAAATAGATGATTTACCAGATGAGACTAAAATTACATTACAGGCAACATTTGGGTTAGTATATATAAGTTTCGGTGATATCGAACTTGGTAGTAAGTATTATGAAACTGCAATCAATAATGCTGAAAGGATAAATAGCAAATACTTGAAAGACTCAGCAATACTTAATTTCACTAAAGCTTTGATAGTTAACGATTTACCTCAAAAAGACTTCTACTTTAATTTGGCATCAGAAATTAAACCTGATCCAAAACATACAGATTTAAAAAGCATGAAAGAAGAAGTAATAAGATTATATAATCTCTTTAGGTTTAAATTATAG
- a CDS encoding restriction endonuclease subunit S translates to MTTWKKYKLGDLVTFQRGHDLPVSKFENGNYPVAGSNGIIGYHNSYTAKGPSLTLGRSGKIGGAHYYESDFWAHNTTLYVKAFHNSDPKFMYYLLKSIDLTGHNSGSAVPSLNRNFINPIEVLAPDLPTQRLVSETLSSLDDKIELNRRMNQTLEQMALTLFRHYFMVNINEENLPEGWKLGKIIDLFELQRGYDLPAPKRTAGSVPVFAAGGLNGFHNEAMVKGPGITTGRSGVIGNVYYISEDFWPLNTSLFIKRYNASTPLHAFYVLKFTDLKGLNTGSAVPTLNRNEVHSLEAIVPSKEAIIKFEEEAKLVFQKIRHNEKEIDKLTQLRDTLLPKLMSGEIDVMRTQPEALHEPVLS, encoded by the coding sequence ATGACCACCTGGAAAAAATATAAACTTGGCGATTTAGTAACCTTTCAAAGAGGTCATGATTTACCTGTTAGCAAATTTGAAAATGGAAATTATCCTGTTGCTGGGTCTAATGGTATTATTGGCTATCACAATTCTTATACAGCTAAAGGTCCAAGCCTAACATTAGGTAGGAGCGGTAAAATTGGAGGTGCACACTATTACGAATCAGACTTTTGGGCTCATAATACAACATTGTATGTAAAGGCTTTTCATAACTCTGACCCAAAGTTTATGTATTACTTGCTTAAGTCAATAGACTTAACAGGGCATAATTCAGGTAGTGCTGTTCCAAGTTTAAACCGCAATTTTATAAATCCTATTGAAGTCTTAGCCCCAGATCTTCCTACTCAACGTCTCGTTTCAGAAACCTTATCTTCCCTTGATGACAAAATAGAGCTGAACCGCCGCATGAACCAAACTCTGGAACAAATGGCACTAACGCTCTTCCGACATTATTTCATGGTTAATATTAATGAAGAAAATTTGCCAGAGGGATGGAAATTGGGGAAAATAATAGACCTTTTTGAGCTTCAAAGAGGCTATGATTTACCTGCACCTAAGAGAACTGCAGGCTCTGTACCTGTATTTGCTGCTGGTGGTTTAAATGGATTTCATAACGAAGCCATGGTGAAAGGGCCAGGAATAACAACAGGCCGAAGTGGTGTCATCGGCAACGTATATTATATCTCAGAAGATTTCTGGCCTCTGAATACTTCTCTTTTCATCAAAAGATATAACGCTTCTACTCCTTTACATGCTTTTTATGTATTGAAGTTTACAGACCTTAAGGGTTTAAATACTGGATCTGCAGTACCAACACTAAACAGAAACGAAGTTCACTCTTTAGAAGCCATTGTTCCTTCTAAAGAAGCAATCATCAAATTTGAAGAAGAAGCAAAATTGGTCTTTCAGAAAATCAGACATAACGAGAAGGAAATAGATAAACTTACCCAACTCCGTGACACCCTCCTTCCCAAACTCATGTCGGGAGAAATTGATGTAATGCGAACCCAACCGGAAGCCCTGCATGAGCCAGTACTTAGCTGA